CCAGACCACCCGCGTGCTCGAGGCGGCAACCTCCGCCGAAGGCGCTTCGCTGGAATGGAGGGAGTACCCCTTCGGGGGCGCCCACTACCTGAAAACCGGCGAGGTCTTCCCGGACAGCGCCCAGGAGGAGATCAAGGATTGCGACGCCCTGCTGCTGGGGGCCATCGGCCACCCCGGGGTCAAACCGGGGATTCTCGAGCGGGGCATCCTCCTGAACCTCCGCTTCGCCTTTGATCAGTACGTCAACCTCCGTCCGGCCAGGAGCTATCCCCGGATCCCTCTGCCGGTGCGCCTTGACGAAGGGGAACAGATCGACACGGTAGTGGTCCGGGAGAACACCGAGGATTTCTATATCGGTGTGGGCGAACGGAGCGACAACGGAAGGGTGCGCTTCGATATCGACACCAGACGCAGCCTCTACACCGCCTCGGGACACCTGGACGTGGACTTCGGCAACGGCGACGCGGCCGCCGTCCAGCTGGGCTTCGCCACGGAGCAGGCGATCCGCCGGGTCACCCGCTTCGCCTGTAACCTGGCCGGGGAACGGGGCGAGAAGGAGATCACCCTGGCCTCCAAGGCCAACGCCCTCCCCCAGATCTACGGCTTCTGGGACGAGGTCGCCGCCGACGAAGCGGCAAAACAGGGGATCACCCTCCATATGGCCAATGTGGACGCCCTCTGCTACCACCTGGTACGCGCGCCCAGTCGCTACAGCGTCATCCTGACGCCCAACATGTTCGGCGATATCGTCAGCGACCTGCTGGCCGGCATCAGCGGCGGCCTCGGGGTGGCCGCCGGAGGCAACATCG
Above is a genomic segment from Synergistales bacterium containing:
- a CDS encoding isocitrate/isopropylmalate dehydrogenase family protein; translated protein: MNRHYNIACIPGDGIGEEVIAQTTRVLEAATSAEGASLEWREYPFGGAHYLKTGEVFPDSAQEEIKDCDALLLGAIGHPGVKPGILERGILLNLRFAFDQYVNLRPARSYPRIPLPVRLDEGEQIDTVVVRENTEDFYIGVGERSDNGRVRFDIDTRRSLYTASGHLDVDFGNGDAAAVQLGFATEQAIRRVTRFACNLAGERGEKEITLASKANALPQIYGFWDEVAADEAAKQGITLHMANVDALCYHLVRAPSRYSVILTPNMFGDIVSDLLAGISGGLGVAAGGNIGDGLSMFEPVHGSAPDIAGLDRANPLAAILSGRLLLEHLGESASARRVERAVERYLATAPTARLPMEFGGEAGTTQVGGTIAGYAAE